Proteins from one Paenibacillus amylolyticus genomic window:
- the plsX gene encoding phosphate acyltransferase PlsX, whose product MKIVIDAMGGDNAPASTVEGAIAAATEWADTQIVLIGDEAKLEPLLSQSGVRPANLTVRHASEVIGSDDEPVKAVRRKKDASMVVAGRMLKEGEADAMISAGNTGALMTAGLLVVGRMEGIERPALAPMIPTIDDVGVLALDLGANMDAKPEHLAQYGLMGSLYRQKVQGIESPRVGLLNVGTEPGKGNELTKHAYPLLEQLPIRFVGNVEARDVLTGACDVLVCDGFAGNILLKSLEGTAGAIFALLKEQFSSSLKSKLAAAVLMPELRGLKRKLDYTEHGGAPLLGLSRLVVKSHGSADGNAIKNAVRQARIAVQNQLVESISKEISGK is encoded by the coding sequence ATGAAAATCGTCATTGATGCTATGGGCGGCGACAATGCACCCGCATCAACGGTAGAAGGTGCGATTGCCGCAGCCACGGAATGGGCGGACACACAGATCGTCCTGATCGGCGATGAAGCCAAGCTGGAGCCTCTTTTGAGTCAGTCAGGTGTTAGACCTGCTAATCTTACGGTCCGGCATGCTTCCGAAGTGATTGGTTCGGATGATGAACCCGTCAAAGCAGTACGCCGCAAGAAGGATGCTTCCATGGTGGTCGCAGGCCGCATGCTGAAAGAGGGCGAAGCGGACGCGATGATCTCGGCGGGCAATACGGGAGCGCTGATGACAGCGGGATTGCTTGTTGTAGGTCGGATGGAAGGCATTGAACGTCCGGCGCTTGCGCCGATGATTCCAACGATTGATGATGTAGGTGTGCTTGCGCTGGATCTCGGAGCGAATATGGATGCCAAGCCGGAGCACCTTGCGCAATATGGCCTGATGGGCAGTTTGTACCGGCAAAAAGTACAGGGCATAGAGTCCCCGCGAGTGGGATTGCTTAATGTTGGGACAGAGCCAGGCAAGGGAAATGAGTTAACCAAACATGCATATCCTTTACTGGAACAACTCCCCATCCGTTTTGTCGGTAATGTGGAAGCACGTGATGTACTGACTGGTGCTTGTGATGTGCTTGTATGTGACGGTTTTGCAGGAAATATACTGCTGAAGTCGCTGGAAGGCACAGCAGGTGCCATTTTCGCCTTGCTTAAGGAACAATTCTCATCTTCCCTCAAAAGTAAACTCGCTGCGGCTGTGCTGATGCCTGAGCTGCGCGGTTTGAAACGGAAGCTGGATTATACGGAGCATGGCGGTGCGCCGCTCCTCGGTTTGAGCAGACTGGTTGTGAAAAGTCATGGATCTGCTGATGGCAATGCCATCAAAAATGCTGTGCGCCAAGCTCGGATTGCAGTTCAGAATCAGCTGGTAGAGAGCATATCTAAGGAAATTAGCGGGAAGTGA
- the coaD gene encoding pantetheine-phosphate adenylyltransferase — protein MIHRQERIAVYPGSFDPVTMGHLDIIARASKQFDRVIVAVLNNMSKNPLFTVEERKELITEVTRHLPNVEVDSFRDLTANYVRQKEAQVIVRGIRSVTDFEYELQLASTNSKLNPDAETIFMMTNPKYSYLSSSIVKEIAHYHGDVTDLVSPEVEAALRQKISEKTGG, from the coding sequence ATGATACATCGACAGGAACGGATTGCCGTATATCCTGGAAGTTTTGATCCCGTAACGATGGGGCATCTGGATATTATCGCCAGAGCGTCGAAGCAATTCGACCGCGTCATTGTGGCTGTGTTGAACAATATGAGCAAAAATCCGCTGTTTACAGTGGAGGAACGTAAAGAACTCATTACGGAAGTAACCCGCCATCTACCAAATGTAGAGGTAGACAGTTTCCGCGATCTGACAGCCAACTACGTCCGGCAAAAGGAAGCTCAGGTCATCGTTCGCGGTATACGCTCGGTAACTGATTTTGAATACGAGTTGCAATTGGCATCGACCAATAGCAAGTTGAATCCGGATGCGGAAACGATATTTATGATGACGAATCCGAAGTATTCCTATTTAAGTTCCAGCATTGTGAAAGAGATCGCTCATTATCATGGAGATGTTACAGATCTTGTATCACCTGAAGTGGAAGCTGCGCTCCGCCAGAAAATCAGCGAGAAAACCGGCGGTTAA
- a CDS encoding nucleoside recognition domain-containing protein: MTLQSEVRDSGPLRTILLSTGALMLVIAVVASPKEAFDASIQGLDIWWKIIFPAMLPFLMLSQMLTAFGFTHAIGALLGPLMQRWFRLPGNAGLAIAVGMCGGFPAGADAVSRLFQDRQITAKQAVVLAAASHFANPMMIILVVGAAFLHQPVAGYFILVVHWISGWIAAILATRLLPAPGNQKDRVGSTAKHSDNSSLDFQSASSTSRLSAPQHSTFKRRSMWSTMMIAAREAHSRDGRGFGKLLGDTVSQAVQTLMMTGGYMIGFAVFIRLVSLYLTPGSSAALWPAFFELHLGTYHLSQTLLAPALLIPLLAAVLGWGGLCSHLQVSAILKTTGPNRKSMLYFAGVRLIHGLIAFFISLLLWMPFSRYSTVAWTTLQTHAAQDLSTPLGWLWMHSPGNTYTINTIWSIFPAACMGLALLLAIMISLSGLTFWFNRRFSR; encoded by the coding sequence ATGACATTACAGAGCGAGGTTAGAGATTCTGGCCCGTTACGAACGATTCTCCTAAGTACCGGCGCTTTAATGTTGGTTATTGCGGTAGTTGCTTCACCCAAAGAAGCGTTTGATGCTTCTATTCAAGGCCTGGATATATGGTGGAAAATTATCTTCCCTGCCATGCTCCCGTTCCTCATGTTATCCCAGATGCTTACTGCGTTTGGCTTCACCCATGCGATCGGCGCCTTGCTAGGACCGTTAATGCAACGATGGTTCAGACTTCCGGGCAACGCAGGTCTGGCGATTGCCGTTGGCATGTGCGGCGGGTTCCCCGCCGGAGCAGATGCGGTATCCCGTTTATTTCAGGATAGACAAATTACCGCCAAGCAGGCGGTTGTCCTTGCGGCGGCATCTCATTTTGCCAATCCAATGATGATCATACTGGTCGTTGGTGCTGCATTTCTTCACCAGCCAGTGGCCGGATATTTTATACTTGTGGTCCACTGGATCAGCGGCTGGATCGCTGCCATTCTGGCCACGCGTCTCCTTCCTGCACCAGGTAACCAAAAAGACAGGGTAGGCTCGACAGCCAAACACTCAGATAACAGCTCTCTTGATTTTCAGTCTGCAAGTTCCACAAGCCGCTTATCTGCACCTCAGCACTCTACGTTCAAAAGACGCAGTATGTGGTCTACTATGATGATTGCAGCAAGAGAAGCTCATAGTCGAGATGGAAGAGGGTTTGGCAAACTACTCGGTGACACCGTATCCCAAGCTGTGCAGACCTTGATGATGACTGGAGGATACATGATCGGTTTTGCCGTGTTTATCCGGTTGGTGTCCCTTTATCTGACTCCCGGGTCCTCTGCTGCGCTGTGGCCAGCCTTCTTTGAGCTTCACCTGGGAACCTACCATTTGAGTCAGACTTTACTTGCACCCGCCCTGCTCATCCCCCTGCTTGCAGCCGTTCTGGGATGGGGTGGTTTATGCTCCCATCTGCAAGTCTCTGCTATCCTGAAAACAACGGGGCCAAACCGCAAATCCATGTTGTACTTTGCCGGAGTTCGTCTGATTCATGGATTGATCGCCTTTTTCATCAGTCTGCTCCTATGGATGCCGTTCAGCCGTTATAGCACAGTAGCCTGGACCACATTACAGACCCATGCAGCGCAGGACCTCTCGACACCATTGGGTTGGCTGTGGATGCATAGTCCGGGCAACACATACACAATCAATACCATTTGGAGCATCTTCCCTGCTGCCTGCATGGGTCTTGCATTACTTCTTGCAATCATGATTAGTCTATCGGGTCTTACCTTCTGGTTTAACCGCCGGTTTTCTCGCTGA
- the rpmF gene encoding 50S ribosomal protein L32, with the protein MAVPQRRTSKTRRDKRRTHFKLAVPGMVKCEQCGELKLSHHVCKVCGTYKAREIISQ; encoded by the coding sequence ATGGCAGTACCTCAACGGAGAACGTCCAAGACGCGTCGCGACAAACGTCGCACTCACTTTAAATTGGCTGTACCGGGCATGGTGAAATGTGAACAATGTGGCGAACTTAAACTTAGTCACCACGTGTGCAAAGTGTGCGGAACGTACAAAGCAAGAGAGATCATCTCTCAATAA
- a CDS encoding sugar ABC transporter permease, translating to MKAINTGDSLQKKNNLTGWAFVLLAVIGIVAFYFYPMIQALLLSFKSGKGANLEFSGLANYKRLLVDTTFRTALSNTFIYLIIQVPVMIILGLFISVLLNDSTLRFRSFFRTAIFLPCVTSLVAYSVVFKYLFAPDGMVNQFLMGLHIIGDPIQWITDPFWAKITIIIAVTWRWTGYNMIFYLSSLQNIDQSIYEAARIDGANAFTQFFKITVPLLKPIILFTSITSTIGTLQIFDEIMNITKGGPGNATMSISQYIYNLSFKYSPDFGYAATVSYSIVILIIVLSIIQFKVAGDNKNG from the coding sequence GTGAAAGCCATAAATACAGGAGACAGTCTCCAAAAGAAAAATAATTTGACTGGATGGGCTTTTGTTTTGCTGGCTGTTATCGGAATTGTAGCATTTTACTTCTATCCGATGATTCAAGCGCTGCTCTTATCATTCAAGTCTGGCAAAGGTGCCAATCTTGAATTTTCGGGCCTTGCGAACTACAAAAGATTGTTAGTTGATACAACGTTCCGTACAGCATTATCAAACACATTTATATACTTGATCATTCAAGTGCCTGTAATGATTATTCTTGGTTTGTTTATTTCCGTATTGCTGAATGACAGCACACTTCGGTTCCGGAGCTTCTTCCGTACAGCGATTTTCTTGCCTTGTGTAACTTCATTGGTAGCATACTCTGTTGTATTTAAATATTTATTCGCACCAGATGGAATGGTCAATCAATTCTTAATGGGCTTGCACATTATTGGCGATCCAATTCAATGGATCACAGACCCGTTCTGGGCTAAAATTACGATCATAATCGCCGTTACTTGGCGCTGGACCGGATATAACATGATTTTCTATCTGTCATCCCTGCAGAACATCGATCAATCGATCTATGAAGCTGCAAGAATTGACGGAGCGAATGCTTTTACACAATTCTTCAAAATCACAGTACCTTTGCTTAAACCGATTATCCTCTTCACATCGATCACATCAACGATTGGTACATTGCAAATCTTCGATGAAATCATGAATATCACGAAGGGTGGTCCGGGTAACGCGACCATGTCGATTTCACAATACATCTACAACCTTTCGTTCAAATATTCACCGGACTTTGGATATGCAGCAACGGTTTCGTATTCCATCGTAATCTTGATCATTGTATTGTCCATTATCCAGTTTAAAGTGGCAGGTGATAATAAAAATGGCTAA
- the rnc gene encoding ribonuclease III: MSEDLKQLQHKLQIKFDNRQLLKQAFTHASYVNEHRFSQHQDNERLEFLGDAVLELTVSEYLYHLYPNRPEGELTKLRASIVCEPSLVKFAEALGFGQYVLLGKGEELTGGRTRPALLADVFESFIGALYLDQGLAPVRTFLDQHVFPLIVLGSKLQMSDYKTELQELTQHHNMGALEYRIVEERGPAHEREFVSEVHMGQERLGRGTGRSKKEAERQAASAALDRLKLPEAGA, encoded by the coding sequence TTGAGTGAAGATCTGAAGCAGTTACAACATAAACTTCAAATCAAATTTGACAACAGGCAGCTTTTAAAACAAGCGTTTACCCATGCTTCTTATGTAAACGAACACCGGTTCAGTCAGCATCAGGACAATGAGCGTCTGGAGTTTCTGGGCGATGCCGTGCTGGAACTGACTGTATCGGAATACTTGTATCATCTGTATCCTAACCGTCCGGAAGGCGAATTAACTAAGCTGCGGGCATCGATTGTCTGTGAGCCTTCCCTCGTCAAATTTGCTGAAGCGTTGGGTTTTGGTCAGTATGTACTTCTTGGTAAAGGTGAGGAACTAACTGGAGGACGGACACGGCCGGCTCTGCTGGCGGATGTGTTTGAATCTTTCATTGGTGCATTGTATCTGGATCAGGGGCTAGCGCCTGTCCGGACATTTCTCGACCAGCATGTCTTCCCATTAATTGTGCTGGGCAGCAAGCTGCAAATGAGTGATTACAAAACGGAACTGCAGGAACTGACTCAGCATCACAATATGGGAGCTTTGGAATACCGTATCGTTGAGGAACGGGGACCTGCCCATGAACGTGAGTTTGTCTCGGAGGTCCATATGGGTCAAGAACGGCTTGGCAGAGGTACAGGGCGTTCCAAAAAGGAAGCGGAACGACAGGCTGCATCTGCAGCACTTGATCGACTGAAGCTTCCGGAAGCCGGAGCTTAA
- the acpP gene encoding acyl carrier protein yields the protein MSDVLERVKRIVVDRLGADEAEVTLEASFKEDLGADSLDVVELVMELEDEFDLEISDEDAEKITTVGEVVNYIQSHT from the coding sequence ATGTCCGATGTATTGGAGCGTGTAAAACGCATCGTCGTCGACCGCTTGGGCGCAGACGAAGCTGAAGTTACACTTGAAGCATCTTTCAAAGAAGATTTGGGTGCTGATTCTTTGGATGTAGTGGAATTGGTCATGGAATTGGAAGATGAATTTGATTTGGAAATCTCTGATGAAGATGCAGAAAAAATCACGACCGTAGGTGAAGTTGTAAACTACATACAATCTCATACCTAA
- a CDS encoding response regulator transcription factor: protein MNRLCKVLIVDDEFLVRQGIKHHMNWEAEGFLIVGEASNGEEGLQQVSLLKPDIVITDIVMPVMDGETFVRTLKASYPQIEVIVLSSFSEFEYVRSTLQHGAADYILKPKLDTNELLQVLQRTAGKIPELQFEPSHDGWRLGQLMEKMLSGFTLDADSEMPMIRDTFPYESFRLLVYKPMDAGGNPLKLDQEEMESKLRSDLPEVACAMIPAEGALPVMLLNVDPARDSWMVERIRQLASENAAGEGNPGWVLSESFTSFEQMGDVYRERLIKLMEYRFYYKDRPILVYGELPPMHPAGYQFNVNMFLQHVKRNRVEAAREYLQDHATTLGRDYIADVFEIKSFLGNLIFNVTITLADMDVQSAGLEESKYTYFKNVDGASSLGEVMAVLDQFMTEVQDCIAGAGGKRSDPNMKMLLDYMHEHFDQPLGLAEVAKHFHFNPSYLSSYFSSHKKEGFNEYLNKIRIEKAEELLRSDDVTISEISSMVGYSDHSYFCKVFKKFTGLSPSRYRRKFWA from the coding sequence ATGAACCGGTTGTGCAAGGTGCTGATTGTTGACGATGAGTTCCTGGTAAGACAGGGCATAAAACATCATATGAACTGGGAAGCAGAAGGATTTCTCATTGTGGGTGAAGCTTCCAATGGTGAAGAAGGATTACAGCAGGTGAGCCTGTTAAAACCGGATATTGTGATTACCGACATTGTCATGCCTGTCATGGACGGCGAAACATTTGTGCGTACACTGAAAGCCAGTTATCCGCAGATTGAAGTGATTGTACTTAGCAGTTTCAGTGAGTTCGAGTATGTGCGTTCCACGCTTCAGCACGGGGCAGCGGATTATATACTAAAGCCGAAGCTGGATACGAATGAATTATTGCAGGTCCTTCAACGCACAGCAGGTAAAATTCCGGAGCTGCAGTTCGAGCCGTCGCACGATGGCTGGAGACTCGGACAACTGATGGAGAAGATGTTATCCGGATTTACATTGGATGCAGATAGCGAAATGCCGATGATACGAGATACCTTTCCATACGAATCCTTTCGTTTGCTTGTGTATAAACCAATGGATGCGGGAGGGAACCCATTGAAGTTGGATCAGGAAGAGATGGAGTCCAAGCTCCGCAGCGATCTGCCTGAAGTGGCATGTGCAATGATCCCCGCAGAGGGTGCATTACCTGTAATGCTTCTTAATGTTGATCCTGCAAGAGACAGCTGGATGGTTGAACGGATTCGACAGTTGGCCAGTGAAAATGCAGCAGGAGAAGGCAATCCTGGTTGGGTGCTCAGTGAGAGCTTTACTTCATTCGAGCAGATGGGTGATGTCTACCGTGAACGCCTCATTAAGCTGATGGAATATCGTTTCTATTATAAGGATCGACCCATTCTGGTATATGGCGAACTGCCTCCAATGCATCCCGCAGGTTACCAGTTTAACGTTAATATGTTCTTGCAGCATGTGAAGCGTAATCGGGTCGAAGCGGCAAGAGAGTATCTGCAGGATCATGCGACAACACTTGGGCGGGATTATATTGCCGATGTGTTTGAGATCAAATCATTCCTGGGTAACTTGATCTTCAACGTGACCATTACCCTCGCGGATATGGATGTTCAGTCTGCCGGGCTGGAAGAGAGCAAATATACGTATTTTAAAAATGTGGACGGGGCTTCAAGTCTGGGGGAAGTTATGGCTGTGCTTGACCAGTTCATGACGGAAGTTCAGGATTGCATCGCTGGTGCGGGTGGAAAACGAAGTGATCCCAACATGAAGATGCTGCTGGATTACATGCATGAGCACTTTGACCAGCCGCTTGGGCTTGCTGAGGTAGCCAAACACTTTCATTTTAATCCATCGTATTTATCCAGTTATTTCTCATCTCACAAAAAAGAAGGATTTAATGAATATTTGAATAAAATTCGGATTGAAAAAGCGGAGGAGCTGCTGCGATCCGATGATGTAACCATTTCGGAGATTAGCAGTATGGTGGGCTATTCAGATCATAGTTATTTTTGCAAAGTGTTCAAAAAATTCACCGGACTATCACCAAGCCGATACCGGCGCAAATTCTGGGCATAA
- the rsmD gene encoding 16S rRNA (guanine(966)-N(2))-methyltransferase RsmD, which produces MRVVSGSAKGRPLKAVPGTGTRPTTDKVKEALFSMVGPYFEGGTALDLFAGSGGLGIEALSRGMDKAVFVDLESKSIEVIRMNLKATKLEDQAAVYRNDAGRALKALAKRGTTFDLVFLDPPYRMKNGHELMLTMHELELLEPEATIVLEYESKHEYPEQFGPFEQTRKALYGETAVSIYYYAPEAVEDGESITPEEEAPHD; this is translated from the coding sequence GTGAGAGTGGTATCTGGGAGTGCGAAAGGCAGGCCGCTGAAGGCTGTTCCTGGCACAGGCACGCGACCGACCACCGACAAGGTGAAGGAAGCGTTATTTAGCATGGTTGGTCCTTATTTTGAGGGCGGTACAGCATTGGATCTGTTTGCAGGCAGTGGGGGTCTCGGTATTGAGGCACTGAGCCGCGGCATGGACAAGGCTGTTTTTGTTGATTTGGAATCGAAAAGTATTGAAGTTATCCGCATGAATCTCAAGGCGACCAAGCTGGAAGACCAGGCGGCCGTATATCGTAATGATGCAGGTCGTGCATTGAAGGCACTCGCCAAGCGAGGCACTACGTTTGATCTGGTGTTTCTCGACCCGCCATACCGTATGAAGAACGGGCACGAGTTGATGCTGACCATGCACGAACTGGAACTTCTGGAACCGGAAGCAACCATCGTGCTTGAATATGAATCCAAACATGAATACCCTGAGCAATTCGGCCCGTTTGAACAAACGCGCAAGGCTTTGTATGGGGAGACGGCAGTATCCATCTATTATTATGCGCCTGAAGCAGTAGAAGATGGAGAATCCATTACACCGGAAGAGGAGGCTCCTCATGACTGA
- a CDS encoding beta-ketoacyl-ACP synthase III produces MNNLRPVGVIGTGKYVPEKILTNSDLEKMVDTNDEWIVSRTGIKERHIAAPDQATSDLAYEAAIKALESAGMTGSDLDLIIVATITPDSSFPSTACILQDRLGAKGAAAFDLSAACSGFVYGLASATSFIQSGMYNNALVIGADCLSRITDYTDRNTCVLFGDGAGAVVVGEVPEGRGFKAFDLGAEGAGGSLLQMEGGGSRLPASAETVENKKHYIYMNGREVFKFAVRVMGTATIEVLRKAGMERTDVDLFVPHQANIRIIQSAMQRLELPEEKVVVNVDKYANTSAASIPLALIEAAEEGRMKAGDTVLMVGFGGGLTWGASVLVW; encoded by the coding sequence ATGAATAATTTGCGCCCAGTAGGGGTTATTGGTACAGGAAAATATGTGCCTGAGAAAATTTTGACGAATAGCGACCTGGAGAAAATGGTCGATACCAATGACGAATGGATCGTCAGTCGTACAGGAATCAAAGAGCGTCACATCGCTGCACCCGATCAGGCAACCTCTGATTTGGCATACGAAGCGGCTATTAAAGCCCTTGAATCTGCAGGCATGACAGGCAGTGATCTGGATCTGATTATTGTGGCAACCATTACCCCGGATTCTTCGTTCCCATCGACTGCCTGCATCTTGCAGGACAGATTGGGTGCAAAAGGTGCGGCGGCATTTGATCTGTCGGCTGCTTGTTCCGGATTTGTATACGGTTTGGCAAGTGCTACGAGCTTCATTCAAAGCGGTATGTACAACAATGCACTTGTTATTGGTGCGGACTGCTTGTCTCGTATTACGGATTATACAGACCGTAACACATGTGTCCTCTTTGGTGATGGAGCAGGCGCAGTGGTCGTTGGTGAAGTTCCGGAAGGTCGCGGATTCAAAGCGTTCGATCTCGGCGCCGAAGGTGCTGGCGGTAGTCTTCTTCAGATGGAAGGTGGCGGTTCCCGTCTGCCTGCTTCTGCAGAGACCGTTGAAAATAAAAAGCATTATATCTACATGAATGGTCGTGAAGTGTTCAAGTTTGCGGTACGTGTCATGGGAACGGCTACCATTGAGGTATTGCGCAAGGCTGGTATGGAGCGTACGGATGTGGATCTGTTTGTTCCTCACCAAGCGAATATTCGCATTATCCAATCTGCGATGCAACGACTTGAACTTCCAGAAGAGAAGGTTGTAGTCAACGTGGATAAGTATGCAAACACATCGGCTGCTTCCATTCCGCTTGCTCTGATAGAAGCGGCAGAGGAAGGTCGCATGAAAGCCGGAGATACCGTGCTGATGGTTGGATTCGGTGGCGGTTTGACATGGGGAGCATCAGTCCTCGTTTGGTAA
- the fabF gene encoding beta-ketoacyl-ACP synthase II, with product MKQRVVITGMGVMTSLGKDLETFWGSLMAGKSGISQIEAFDVSEYTTQIAAEIKDFNPEEYMDRKDARKMDRFVQFAVAAGFKAVEDSGLKIDENIDAERFGVSIGSGIGGLGTWEDQHNALLQKGPKRVSPFFIPMMISNMASGQMSISLGAKGPNINVVTACATGTHSIGDSFKLIANGDADAMICGGAEATIRPTGLAGFCAMRAMSTRNDDPAKSSRPFDTERDGFVMGEGAGVLILESLEHAQKRGARIYGEVIGYGLTGDAHHMTEPDPDGAARCMKMALRNAGIEPEEVDYINAHGTSTPVGDRSETLAIKKAFGDHAYKLAVSSTKSMTGHMLGAAGGVEAVICGLSLTHQTLAPTINLENQDPECDLDYVPNVPRQTKVNIAMSNSFGFGGHNATIILKKFEA from the coding sequence TTGAAACAAAGAGTAGTAATTACCGGAATGGGCGTAATGACATCGCTCGGAAAAGATTTGGAAACGTTCTGGGGCAGCTTAATGGCAGGAAAGTCCGGAATCTCTCAGATTGAGGCGTTTGATGTGAGTGAATACACGACACAGATTGCAGCTGAGATCAAAGATTTCAACCCGGAAGAATATATGGATCGCAAGGATGCTCGCAAAATGGACCGTTTTGTACAGTTTGCTGTGGCAGCCGGTTTCAAAGCTGTTGAAGACAGTGGGCTGAAAATTGACGAGAATATTGATGCAGAGCGTTTCGGTGTATCCATTGGATCAGGTATTGGTGGATTGGGAACGTGGGAGGACCAACATAATGCATTGCTGCAAAAAGGTCCAAAACGTGTGAGCCCATTCTTTATTCCCATGATGATCTCCAACATGGCTTCAGGCCAAATGTCCATTTCTCTTGGCGCCAAAGGGCCTAACATTAACGTGGTTACCGCTTGTGCAACAGGTACACACTCCATCGGAGATTCCTTCAAGCTGATTGCCAATGGTGATGCAGATGCCATGATCTGTGGTGGTGCGGAAGCAACAATCAGACCAACGGGTCTTGCAGGGTTCTGTGCAATGCGCGCAATGTCTACACGTAATGATGATCCTGCGAAGTCATCCCGTCCATTTGATACAGAGCGTGATGGTTTTGTTATGGGCGAAGGCGCTGGCGTTCTGATTCTGGAATCCCTGGAGCATGCTCAAAAACGTGGTGCACGCATCTATGGTGAAGTAATCGGTTACGGTCTGACAGGTGATGCACATCACATGACAGAACCAGATCCGGACGGAGCAGCACGTTGCATGAAGATGGCACTTCGTAATGCGGGTATTGAGCCTGAAGAAGTGGACTACATTAATGCACACGGAACTTCGACTCCTGTAGGCGACAGATCTGAAACGCTTGCGATCAAAAAGGCGTTTGGTGATCATGCGTACAAGCTCGCAGTAAGTTCCACGAAATCCATGACGGGCCACATGCTTGGCGCTGCTGGTGGTGTAGAAGCGGTCATCTGCGGATTGTCCCTGACACATCAGACACTGGCTCCAACGATCAACCTGGAGAATCAGGACCCTGAATGTGATCTGGATTATGTTCCAAATGTTCCACGTCAAACCAAAGTTAATATTGCTATGTCCAATTCATTTGGATTCGGCGGTCACAATGCCACCATTATTCTCAAAAAATTTGAAGCATAA
- a CDS encoding DUF177 domain-containing protein, whose translation MDVHGKLTVGVDMLCSRCLKPINEHFHIDFHEQFKQGKQPEELHEDDDTLYVDGDSVDLKGYAEEAFLLDLPFIPLCSDTCKGLCPKCGHELNEGDCGCDNQVIDPRLAGLKDFLNEHD comes from the coding sequence GTGGATGTTCATGGCAAGCTAACAGTAGGAGTGGACATGTTATGCTCCCGTTGTCTTAAGCCGATCAATGAACATTTTCATATTGATTTTCATGAGCAATTCAAGCAGGGAAAACAGCCAGAGGAATTACACGAAGACGACGATACGCTCTATGTGGATGGGGATAGCGTTGATCTGAAAGGTTATGCCGAGGAAGCTTTTCTGCTGGATCTTCCGTTTATACCGCTATGCAGCGATACATGCAAAGGGTTATGCCCCAAGTGTGGCCATGAGCTGAACGAAGGTGACTGCGGTTGTGATAACCAGGTTATCGATCCGCGGCTTGCAGGGCTCAAGGATTTTTTAAATGAGCATGATTGA
- the fapR gene encoding transcription factor FapR, with the protein MIEENPFVTDQELTRQLKVSIQTIRLDRLELGIPELRERMKLMAERSYDQVRSLPLHEIIGDIVDLQLDKSGISLFEIKEEHVFSRTGIARGHYVFAQANSLAVAIINDEIALTASADIRFVRSVHLGEKCIAKAYVRSIPGQTGKAKVEVFTYVGEEMVFQGNFVIYHSGGEDSGEGGHLE; encoded by the coding sequence ATGATTGAAGAGAACCCGTTTGTGACGGATCAGGAACTTACGCGCCAATTGAAGGTGAGTATTCAGACGATTCGTCTTGACAGGCTGGAACTTGGAATACCCGAACTTCGGGAGCGGATGAAACTGATGGCAGAGCGCTCGTATGATCAGGTACGCTCGTTGCCCCTGCATGAGATTATTGGTGATATTGTGGATTTACAGCTGGACAAGAGCGGTATTTCCCTGTTTGAGATTAAGGAAGAACATGTGTTTTCAAGAACAGGAATTGCACGTGGGCACTATGTCTTTGCACAGGCCAACTCCTTGGCTGTAGCCATAATTAATGACGAGATTGCGTTGACTGCATCGGCAGACATTCGCTTTGTCCGTTCGGTTCATTTGGGTGAGAAATGTATTGCGAAGGCTTATGTGCGATCGATTCCGGGTCAAACAGGCAAAGCCAAAGTGGAAGTATTCACTTATGTAGGTGAAGAAATGGTGTTTCAAGGCAACTTTGTAATCTACCATTCAGGTGGAGAAGACAGCGGAGAAGGAGGTCATTTGGAATGA